In a single window of the Solea solea chromosome 14, fSolSol10.1, whole genome shotgun sequence genome:
- the LOC131472125 gene encoding phosphatidylinositol transfer protein beta isoform-like, which yields MKMVLIKEYRIVLPVSVQEYQVGQLYSVAMASKHETGGGEGIEILKNEPYEEDGEKGQYTHKVYYLKSKVPSYVKLIAPEGGLVFHERAWNAYPYCRTIVTNEYMKDNFMIKIETWHKPEMGTVNNVHNLEENLWDTVQVVPIDIANKGEVAPGDYKPDEDPALFHSVKTDRGPLGPQWKNDLAKRNCPHICSYKLVTVKFKWWGLQTKVENLIHRQAKRFFTNFHRQLFCCIDKWVDLTMEDIRRMEEETCRELGEMLQTGDVRGTYATDD from the coding sequence ATGAAGATGGTTCTCATCAAAGAATACCGCATAGTGTTGCCAGTCTCCGTGCAAGAGTATCAGGTAGGACAGTTGTACTCTGTGGCTATGGCCAGCAAGCATGAGacgggaggaggagaaggcatAGAGATACTGAAGAATGAACCCTatgaggaggatggagagaaggGACAATACACACATAAAGTATACTATCTAAAGAGTAAAGTCCCAAGCTATGTGAAGCTTATTGCACCAGAGGGAGGATTAGTCTTTCATGAAAGGGCTTGGAATGCCTACCCATACTGTCGCACAATTGTGACGAATGAGTACATGAAGGACAACTTTATGATAAAAATTGAGACATGGCACAAACCTGAGATGGGAACAGTAAACAATGTACACAATCTGGAAGAGAACCTGTGGGATACTGTGCAGGTGGTGCCCATAGATATAGCAAACAAAGGAGAAGTAGCTCCTGGAGACTACAAGCCGGATGAAGATCCTGCTCTCTTCCACTCAGTCAAGACGGACAGAGGACCTCTCGGCCCTCAGTGGAAGAATGATCTGGCAAAGAGAAACTGTCCTCACATATGCTCATACAAACTGGTCACTGTCAAGTTCAAATGGTGGGGTCTGCAGACCAAAGTGGAAAATCTGATCCATAGGCAAGCGAAGCGCTTTTTCACCAACTTCCACCGGCAGCTGTTCTGCTGTATTGACAAATGGGTGGATTTGACCATGGAGGACATCAGACGGATGGAAGAGGAGACTTGCAGAGAGCTCGGGGAGATGCTTCAGACGGGAGATGTGCGAGGCACCTATGCAACAGACGATTAG
- the slitrk4 gene encoding SLIT and NTRK-like protein 4, with protein sequence MLLVLLLAAFSSCFSGSLSSSLSSPSMSDGPPMTDPSASDLMAETCSACSCMSVENVLYVNCEKITVYRPTQLIPPASSLYHLNFQNNFLIVLYPNSFLNFTHAVSLQLGNNKLQNIEGGAFLGMAALKQLHLNNNELKVLRADTFQGIENLEYLQADYNLIKYIEKGAFNKLHRLKVLILNDNLVQALPDNIFRFASLTHLDIRGNRIQKLPYLGVLEHIGRIVELQLDDNPWNCTCDLAPLKAWLENMPYNIFIGEAICETPSDLYGRLLKETNKQELCPMGTGSDFDVRMPPPDNGQSPSKMSPTTMVPMATKSPKTTDSSKIYGNGIVAGLPPFGRNSQIVSFQTRTPPLCPQPCSCKAHPSDFGISVSCQERNIKTLAELIPRPPNAKKLHLSGNYIRDISPIDFQGFEGLDLLHLGSNQIATVQKGVFANFTNLRRLYLNGNQLEQLHPEMFLGLANLQYLYLEYNAIKEILAGTFDSMPNLQLLYLNNNVLRSLPAYVFAGVSLARLNLKNNHFMTLPVSGVLDQLQSLTQIDLEGNPWECSCDLVALKLWLEKLSDGVAAKEVKCASPVQFANIELRLLKNEILCPKLIARPPLILTSATPVLTSLSPAGVGKAPPGGPVPLSIMILSILVVLILTVFVAFCLLVFVLRRNKKPVGRQEGLGNQECGSMSLQLRRHNHKSGKKGSIPGDDLGGETFIPQTIEHIGKSHTCGMGRSSDMDAGFKFADSQRQKIIFRNSSDKDKEALSTLERNKRLSTIDELEEFLPNRESSMFIQNFLDSKRDFNSIGMGGYEIRYPEKTLDKKMKKSSLIGGNHSKIVVEQRKSEYYELKAKLQGTPDYLQVLEEQTALSKM encoded by the coding sequence ATGCTGCTCGTACTCCTGCTGGCAGCCTTTTCCTCCTGTTTCTCcggctccctctcctcctccctctcctccccctccatgTCGGACGGACCCCCGATGACAGACCCATCAGCCTCGGACTTGATGGCCGAGACCTGCAGCGCCTGCTCCTGCATGTCGGTTGAGAATGTGCTTTATGTCAACTGCGAGAAGATCACTGTCTACCGACCCACGCAGCTCATCCCACCGGCGTCGTCACTGTACCACCTCAACTTCCAGAACAACTTCTTAATCGTACTCTATCCGAACTCGTTCCTGAACTTCACCCAcgctgtgtccctgcagctgggGAACAATAAACTGCAGAACATCGAAGGCGGAGCGTTCCTGGGAATGGCTGCATTGAAACAGCTGCACCTGAACAACAATGAGTTAAAGGTGCTACGTGCAGACACTTTCCAAGGGATAGAAAACTTGGAATACCTCCAGGCTGACTACAACCTGATAAAATACATAGAAAAGGGAGCTTTTAACAAACTGCACAGGCTAAAAGTGCTGATCCTGAATGACAATCTCGTACAGGCACTTCCTGACAACATATTTCGCTTCGCCTCTCTCACACATCTGGATATAAGGGGGAACAGGATCCAGAAGCTTCCCTATTTGGGGGTTCTGGAGCATATAGGGCGCATCGTAGAGCTGCAACTGGATGACAACCCCTGGAACTGTACCTGTGATTTAGCGCCCCTCAAGGCGTGGCTTGAAAACATGCCGTATAATATTTTTATTGGTGAGGCCATATGTGAAACACCAAGTGATTTGTACGGGAGGCTCCTGAAAGAAACCAACAAACAGGAGCTTTGTCCCATgggaacaggaagtgactttgatgtAAGAATGCCACCACCAGATAATGGACAGTCACCTTCCAAAATGTCCCCAACTACGATGGTGCCCATGGCCACAAAATCGCCAAAAACCACAGACTCATCTAAGATTTACGGAAACGGCATTGTGGCTGGTTTGCCCCCCTTTGGAAGAAATAGTCAGATTGTTTCCTTTCAGACACGGACCCCTCCATTGTGTCCACAGCCCTGCAGTTGTAAAGCCCACCCGTCTGACTTTGGCATTAGTGTCAGCTGTCAAGAGAGGAACATTAAAACTCTGGCTGAACTCATTCCCAGACCCCCAAACGCCAAGAAACTTCATCTAAGTGGGAATTACATACGTGACATAAGTCCGATTGATTTCCAAGGGTTTGAGGGCTTAGATTTGTTACACCTTGGCAGCAACCAAATTGCCACGGTCCAGAAAGGTGTATTCGCTAACTTCACTAACTTACGGAGACTGTATTTGAATGGAAACCAGCTCGAACAGTTACATCCCGAGATGTTTTTGGGCCTCGCGAACCTACAGTACCTGTATTTGGAATACAATGCCATAAAAGAAATCTTAGCCGGCACATTTGACTCCATGCCGAATCTGCAACTCCTGTATCTCAACAACAATGTTTTGAGGAGTCTCCCCGCCTACGTATTTGCGGGTGTATCTTTAGCCCGACTGAATCTGAAAAACAATCACTTCATGACCCTACCAGTGAGCGGTGTCCTGGACCAGCTGCAATCATTGACCCAGATAGACCTGGAGGGGAACCCATGGGAGTGTTCGTGTGATCTGGTCGCCCTCAAACTCTGGCTAGAAAAGCTAAGTGATGGAGTGGCTGCTAAAGAGGTGAAATGTGCCTCCCCTGTGCAGTTCGCCAACATTGAGCTGCGTCTCTTGAAAAATGAGATCTTATGCCCGAAGCTCATTGCAAGGCCGCCATTAATTCTCACTAGCGCCACCCCTGTTTTGACCTCACTGTCGCCTGCTGGGGTTGGCAAAGCACCACCGGGAGGACCTGTGCCTCTCTCAATTATGATCCTGAGCATCCTTGTAGTGCTAATACTGACTGTGTTTGTGGCCTTCTGCCTTTTAGTCTTTGTTCTGAGACGGAATAAAAAACCAGTGGGCAGGCAGGAGGGGCTAGGGAATCAGGAATGTGGCTCGATGTCATTGCAACTCCGCAGACACAACCATAAATCTGGCAAAAAAGGTTCTATCCCAGGAGATGACCTGGGAGGGGAGACGTTCATCCCCCAGACTATTGAGCACATTGGCAAGAGCCACACCTGCGGAATGGGACGCTCCTCCGACATGGACGCCGGGTTCAAGTTTGCCgactcacagagacagaagatCATCTTCCGGAACAGCAGCGACAAGGATAAAGAAGCTCTTTCCACCCTGGAGCGCAACAAACGCCTCAGCACCATCGACGAACTTGAGGAGTTCCTCCCCAACCGAGAATCTAGCATGTTCATTCAGAACTTCTTGGACAGCAAAAGGGATTTCAACAGTATAGGGATGGGCGGGTACGAAATCCGCTACCCCGAAAAAACACTGGATAAAAAGATGAAGAAGTCATCTCTGATTGGTGGGAACCACAGTAAGATTGTGGTGGAGCAGAGAAAAAGTGAGTATTATGAACTGAAAGCCAAGCTCCAAGGAACGCCTGATTACCTGCAGGTGCTTGAGGAGCAGACTGCACTCAGTAAAATGTAG